Proteins co-encoded in one Anabas testudineus chromosome 8, fAnaTes1.2, whole genome shotgun sequence genomic window:
- the ttyh2l gene encoding protein tweety homolog 2-like produces MATARLDYVAPWWTYWLHNFPHFNLFLQPVDNTFRPEEESYQQSLILLACVGAVGLGLSLLVLLVYMICLCCCFKRKDEDSKRPDTCCVTWAAVITGLIICSAVGVGFYGNSETNDGVYQLTYSLHNANHTLGGINNLVTGSLSNVETGLKQHLERLDEIFATRSDYLQALRFMRLMVNNVIRELTALPDIKKTNVDLAALGDKTAFVEYYRWLTYLLLLILDLVICLAVCLGMAKHSRWLLITIMAFVVLSLILSWASLGAGTATAVGTSDFCVSPDKFIVNQTKDVLSADVAHYYLFCSPNLPNPFQQSLTICQRSLTTMQIQIQGLLQFSVPVFPTAERDLLGIQRLLNSTEFSLHQLTALLDCRGLHKDYLDALMGVCYDGVEGLLYLSLFSLLSACALCAMLCATFRVWTLMGSRDKEYDDIDEEDPFNPQARRMSYNPRRSNIHSFCSYTSSLGSQASLHPPPQSVSNVSAPPEYMNQSMLFGGSPRYENVPLIGRGSPPPSYSPSMRTTYLSMTDAQIRHFGTDFQV; encoded by the exons ATGGCCACCGCAAGACTTGATTACGTGGCTCCGTGGTGGACATACTGGCTGCACAATTTCCcacatttcaatttgtttttgcagccaGTCGACAACACGTTCAGACCGGAGGAGGAGAGCTATCAGCAG TCTCTGATACTTCTAGCATGTGTTGGTGCAGTGGGTCTGGGTCTGAGCCTGCTGGTCCTATTAGTATACATGATCTGTCTGTGTTGCTGCTTCaagagaaaagatgaagacTCCAAAAGACCTGACACGTGCTGTGTCACCTGGGCTGCCGTCATCACAGGTCTCATCATATG TTCTGCTGTGGGAGTGGGTTTCTATGGAAACAGTGAGACAAACGATGGGGTGTACCAGCTGACCTACTCACTCCACAATGCCAATCACACGTTGGGTGGCATCAACAATCTG GTTACAGGATCTCTGAGCAACGTGGAAACTGGACTCAAGCAGCATTTGGAACGACTGGATGAGATCTTTGCTACAAGGTCAGACTACCTCCAAGCTCTGCGCTTCATGCGGCTGATGGTCAACAATGTAATCCGTGAGCTGACTGCTCTGCCAGATATTAAAAAGACCAATGTTGACTTGGCAGCTCTTGGTGACAAAACAGCCTTCGTTGAGTATTACAG ATGGCTGACatatctgctgctgctcatccTGGATCTGGTCATCTGCTTGGCCGTGTGCTTGGGGATGGCCAAACATTCTCGATGGCTGCTTATTAC GATCATGGCTTTTGTTGTGCTCTCTCTGATCCTGAGCTGGGCCTCACTGGGAGCAGGCACTGCTACAGCTGTG GGCACCAGCGACTTCTGTGTCTCTCCAGACAAGTTTATTGTTAACCAGACCAAGGATGTCCTCAGTGCAG ATGTTGCACACTATTATTTGTTCTGCAGCCCAAATCTTCCAAACCCCTTCCAACAG TCTTTGACAATCTGCCAGCGTTCTCTGACCACTATGCAAATCCAGATTCAGGGCTTGCTGCAGTTCTCAGTGCCCGTGTTTCCCACTGCCGAG AGAGACCTTCTGGGGATCCAGCGACTGTTGAACTCCACTGAGTTTAGTCTACATCAGCTAACAGCTTTGCTCGACTGCCGCGGGTTACATAAG GACTACCTCGATGCCCTAATGGGTGTGTGCTATGATGGGGTGGAAGGGCTCCTATacctctctttgttttctctgctgtctgcCTGTGCACTCTGTGCCATGCTGTGTGCTACTTTCCGAGTGTGGACACTAATGGGCAGTAG GGACAAAGAGTATGATGACATAGATGAGGAGGACCCATTCAATCCTCAAGCAAGAAGAATGTCCTACAACCCCAGAAGGTCCAACATCCACAGTTTCTGTAGCTATACCAGCAGCCTTGGCAGCCAGGCCAGTCTTCATCCACCTCCACAATCTGTCTCTAATGTCTCAGCACCTCCTGAATACAT GAATCAATCCATGCTGTTTGGAGGGAGCCCTCGATATGAGAATGTGCCACTGATAGGGAGAGGATCCCCGCCTCCCTCG TATTCACCGAGTATGAGGACCACCTATCTGTCTATGACTGATGCCCAGAttagacactttgggactgacTTCCAGGTGTAG